In Saccharothrix violaceirubra, the following are encoded in one genomic region:
- a CDS encoding DEAD/DEAH box helicase, which yields MDTSVAGVVEARWGVRPEPAIARYAEPGWQLSPVPLDRSCPTCSGELHGLYRAHPDRGRQQLQAAVVCPTCPASFTLRELKLAQKSVLGDLRPAAVSRRLAEDALLAELAADRRRDSPATTPSTGTDPIRNTPGRTHSTTPDQHEPDHQDRTGTGRTHSRRPDRPVPGRSTPDRPALDRPAHHRPVPDRTGPDPVADSDATADRPTSTVPGTAATPPPRDSGRPTSTDSRARPSTSRRPDHRTTTPHDPGPPDATDPQAGRPASRRPTPTAPDTGHPAPSPHDRRHTTPDTATIAAAAGDTDRTPTSPRDSGPGGSGARPPGRRLSTIAMAARIRSVLGGSEPAAAKAAAPELPPGVAASVDPRPVWWCKSADPDLAVPDLGADVDARVLLPDLPAFDGLRARLDARGVPHRSVRHWVEHETVVAGRAQAALSQLGGVVADDCEPVGGDGAVAARLAFETAWNLHDPVAASVPDPVPVPARWARYLPFPLLNPAQAQAAPHLLDGDSHVVVTAPTGAGKTTMGMLAVLRAVLDEGRKAAWLVPQRSLTDELDRELETWRDQGLRVERLSGEYAVDVEAVKAADLWVATTEKFEAICRASSLQAAIGEVGCLVVDEIHLLGSPGRGALLEALLARVRGADSPVRIVGLSATVSNAAELAEWLEADLVTTTWRPSRVTWQLPTLPASSAFGASGRLREQAVVDLVHRHTAERGSVLVFCGSKRNVRSTAMAVAAERGAAVHTVAADDADGLARVCAEVGVRLHYAGYEHRHAAERAFRSREADVLVATSTVAAGVNLPARAVIVRDTTIGGEPLDTSTVLQMFGRAGRVGAGETEGWSYLLVDETERAAWQTRLVSGYAVYSRIRESLPDHVLAEVLQGRITTVDDAAAWWVETLAHAQGDDDAEPVREAVDFLVDEGHLTADGDRLAITEPGRLTARMMVSTAIGHRLRRTLGLLPVPTDPDSAEDALCLVLSVAVRDLAGLPVPEHVRPAVATVIKAGGRTSRITGTTSVKGLGSQATTAPGDLAWAGLLLAARSPHVFTSRRRVAGGIPLSTLYPVYDQAPRFLAWLAAQGVLGTVHPWIAIVAADLDQRVRWRTLGARRGSGRLLWMCEQLATRATDRVPDLWRSATARGVTSPDWPPGRSPAGSQLDHAGYTALLRERATTASLTTNPDTGTATGLPGASIVAWRGDTFTTPVHGKSHTTTVPYPEGTDPDTGIAVFTRRGDYRATGWLSDYHATNNKEEDETEPPPPRSLGRRRTP from the coding sequence GTGGACACGTCGGTGGCGGGCGTGGTCGAGGCGCGTTGGGGCGTCCGCCCGGAACCCGCGATCGCCCGCTACGCGGAACCGGGCTGGCAGCTCTCGCCCGTGCCGCTGGACCGGAGTTGCCCCACGTGCTCGGGCGAACTGCACGGCCTGTACCGCGCGCACCCGGACCGCGGTCGCCAACAGCTCCAGGCCGCGGTCGTGTGCCCGACGTGCCCGGCGTCGTTCACGCTGCGGGAGCTGAAGCTCGCGCAGAAGTCGGTGCTCGGCGACCTGCGCCCGGCCGCCGTCTCCCGCCGCCTGGCCGAGGACGCCCTGCTGGCCGAACTGGCCGCCGACCGCCGCCGCGACTCCCCCGCAACCACCCCGTCGACTGGCACGGACCCGATCCGAAACACGCCCGGCCGCACCCACTCCACCACGCCTGACCAGCACGAACCCGACCACCAGGACCGCACCGGCACCGGACGGACCCATTCCCGCCGCCCCGACCGGCCGGTACCCGGGCGGTCCACCCCTGACCGCCCCGCCCTCGACCGGCCTGCCCACCACCGCCCCGTTCCCGACCGGACCGGGCCCGACCCGGTGGCGGATTCCGACGCCACGGCCGACCGGCCCACCTCGACCGTGCCGGGCACAGCCGCCACCCCACCCCCGCGCGACTCGGGTCGACCGACCTCGACCGATTCCCGAGCCCGGCCGTCGACATCCCGACGGCCCGACCACCGCACCACGACCCCGCACGACCCCGGACCACCCGACGCCACCGACCCCCAAGCCGGGCGGCCGGCGTCCCGAAGGCCCACCCCGACCGCTCCCGACACCGGTCACCCCGCACCGTCCCCGCACGACCGCCGCCACACCACGCCCGACACGGCCACCATTGCCGCTGCCGCCGGGGACACCGACCGCACCCCCACCTCACCCCGCGACTCGGGGCCGGGCGGATCGGGCGCACGCCCACCCGGCCGACGGCTGTCCACGATCGCCATGGCGGCCCGCATCCGGTCCGTCCTCGGCGGGTCGGAACCGGCGGCGGCCAAGGCCGCCGCGCCCGAGTTGCCGCCCGGCGTCGCGGCCTCGGTCGACCCGCGACCGGTGTGGTGGTGCAAGTCCGCCGATCCCGACCTGGCGGTACCCGACCTCGGCGCCGACGTCGACGCGCGGGTCCTGCTGCCCGACCTGCCCGCGTTCGACGGCCTCCGGGCACGGCTCGACGCGCGCGGTGTCCCGCACCGGTCCGTGCGGCACTGGGTCGAGCACGAAACGGTGGTCGCGGGCCGGGCCCAGGCGGCGTTGTCGCAGCTCGGCGGGGTGGTCGCGGACGACTGCGAGCCTGTCGGGGGTGACGGTGCGGTCGCGGCGCGGTTGGCGTTCGAGACCGCGTGGAACCTGCACGACCCGGTGGCCGCCTCGGTCCCCGACCCCGTCCCGGTGCCCGCGCGCTGGGCGCGGTACCTGCCGTTCCCGCTGCTCAACCCGGCCCAGGCGCAGGCCGCGCCGCACCTGCTCGACGGGGACTCGCACGTCGTCGTCACCGCGCCGACCGGTGCGGGCAAGACGACCATGGGCATGCTCGCGGTGTTGCGGGCAGTCCTCGACGAGGGGCGCAAGGCAGCCTGGCTGGTCCCGCAGCGGTCGCTGACCGACGAACTGGACCGCGAACTGGAGACCTGGCGCGACCAGGGTCTGCGCGTGGAGCGGCTGTCCGGCGAGTACGCGGTCGACGTCGAGGCGGTCAAGGCCGCCGACCTGTGGGTGGCCACCACGGAGAAGTTCGAGGCGATCTGCCGGGCGTCCTCGCTCCAGGCCGCCATCGGCGAGGTCGGGTGCCTGGTCGTCGACGAGATCCACCTGCTCGGTTCGCCCGGTCGCGGCGCGCTGCTGGAAGCGCTGCTGGCCCGCGTGCGCGGCGCGGACTCGCCGGTGCGGATCGTGGGCCTGTCCGCGACCGTGTCCAACGCCGCCGAGCTGGCCGAGTGGCTGGAGGCCGACCTGGTCACGACCACGTGGCGACCCTCGCGCGTGACGTGGCAGTTGCCCACGCTCCCGGCGTCGTCCGCGTTCGGGGCGTCGGGACGGCTGCGCGAGCAGGCCGTGGTCGACCTCGTGCACCGGCACACGGCCGAACGCGGCAGCGTGCTCGTGTTCTGCGGGTCCAAGCGCAACGTGCGGTCGACCGCCATGGCCGTGGCCGCCGAACGCGGCGCGGCCGTGCACACCGTGGCGGCCGACGACGCGGACGGCCTGGCCCGGGTGTGCGCGGAGGTCGGCGTGCGCCTGCACTACGCCGGGTACGAGCACCGGCACGCGGCCGAGCGGGCGTTCCGGTCGCGGGAGGCGGACGTGCTGGTGGCGACGTCGACCGTCGCGGCCGGGGTGAACCTGCCCGCGCGGGCGGTGATCGTGCGCGACACGACGATCGGCGGCGAACCGCTGGACACGTCCACCGTGCTCCAGATGTTCGGCCGGGCCGGCCGGGTCGGTGCGGGCGAGACCGAGGGCTGGTCGTACCTGCTCGTCGACGAGACCGAGCGGGCGGCGTGGCAGACCAGGCTGGTCAGCGGCTACGCGGTGTACTCGCGCATCCGGGAGTCGCTGCCCGACCACGTGCTGGCCGAGGTCCTCCAGGGCCGGATCACGACCGTCGACGACGCGGCGGCGTGGTGGGTCGAGACGCTGGCCCACGCCCAGGGCGACGACGACGCGGAACCGGTGCGCGAAGCCGTGGACTTCCTGGTCGACGAGGGCCACCTGACGGCCGACGGCGACCGCCTGGCGATCACCGAACCGGGCCGCCTGACCGCCCGGATGATGGTCTCGACCGCGATCGGCCACCGCCTGCGCCGCACGCTGGGCCTGCTGCCGGTACCGACCGACCCGGACTCGGCCGAGGACGCGTTGTGCCTGGTCCTGTCCGTCGCCGTGCGCGACCTCGCGGGCCTGCCGGTCCCCGAGCACGTGCGACCGGCCGTGGCGACCGTGATCAAGGCCGGCGGGCGGACGTCCCGGATCACCGGCACGACGTCGGTCAAGGGCCTGGGTTCGCAGGCCACGACCGCGCCGGGCGACCTGGCGTGGGCCGGCCTGCTGCTGGCCGCACGGTCGCCGCACGTGTTCACGTCCCGCAGGCGGGTGGCCGGCGGCATCCCGCTGTCGACGCTGTACCCGGTCTACGACCAGGCACCCCGCTTCCTGGCGTGGCTCGCGGCCCAGGGCGTGCTCGGCACCGTGCACCCGTGGATCGCCATCGTGGCCGCCGACCTGGACCAAAGAGTGCGGTGGCGGACGTTGGGCGCACGACGCGGCTCGGGCCGCCTGCTGTGGATGTGCGAACAACTGGCGACCAGGGCCACCGACCGCGTCCCCGACCTCTGGCGTTCCGCGACCGCACGCGGGGTCACGTCCCCCGACTGGCCACCTGGCCGCTCACCCGCCGGCTCACAACTGGACCACGCCGGCTACACGGCGTTGCTCCGCGAACGGGCCACCACCGCGTCCCTGACCACGAACCCGGACACGGGCACCGCCACCGGCCTGCCCGGCGCCTCGATCGTGGCCTGGCGCGGCGACACCTTCACCACACCCGTCCACGGCAAAAGCCACACGACCACCGTGCCCTACCCGGAAGGCACCGACCCCGACACCGGCATAGCCGTGTTCACCAGACGCGGCGACTACCGCGCCACCGGCTGGCTGAGCGACTACCACGCCACCAACAACAAAGAAGAAGACGAAACCGAACCCCCACCACCCCGCAGCCTAGGCCGCAGACGAACCCCCTGA
- a CDS encoding CAP domain-containing protein, with product MNIIARRIATAAIATGIAVTAFLSANAAANAATTPPSFEAQVLTLTNKERATAGCPALAANAQLNASAKAHNDEMAKTGKMTHTGLDGSTPSQRIDNAGYYWKMAGENVAVGQKTPEQVVKDWMKSPAHRANMLNCGFKDLGVAYTVDAKKKAYWTQNFGTR from the coding sequence ATGAACATCATCGCCCGCCGCATCGCCACCGCCGCCATCGCCACCGGCATCGCCGTCACCGCGTTCCTCAGCGCGAACGCCGCCGCGAACGCCGCCACCACGCCCCCCAGCTTCGAGGCCCAGGTGCTGACCCTGACCAACAAGGAGCGCGCCACCGCCGGCTGCCCGGCCCTCGCCGCGAACGCCCAGCTCAACGCCTCGGCCAAGGCCCACAACGACGAGATGGCCAAGACCGGCAAGATGACCCACACCGGACTGGACGGCAGCACCCCGTCGCAGCGCATCGACAACGCCGGCTACTACTGGAAGATGGCGGGCGAGAACGTCGCCGTCGGCCAGAAGACCCCGGAGCAGGTCGTCAAGGACTGGATGAAGAGCCCGGCCCACCGCGCCAACATGCTCAACTGCGGCTTCAAGGACCTGGGTGTCGCCTACACCGTCGACGCCAAGAAGAAGGCGTACTGGACCCAGAACTTCGGCACCCGCTGA
- a CDS encoding MarR family winged helix-turn-helix transcriptional regulator has translation MDSSDDLTLLFTALSAACDVDVRRRMAAAGHHEVRTIHGYVFRHLLDGPIRITDLADLLGMTAQGASKVVADMERAGYASRSPDPHDSRVRLVSLTRRGHEAVRISRRARADVTGELLATLGPEGDKLITALRRLSDHTDALPDLLARRLRP, from the coding sequence GTGGACTCCAGTGACGACCTCACCCTGCTGTTCACCGCCCTGTCGGCCGCGTGCGACGTGGACGTCCGACGCCGCATGGCCGCCGCCGGGCACCACGAGGTCCGCACCATCCACGGCTACGTGTTCCGGCACCTGCTCGACGGGCCGATCCGGATCACCGACCTGGCCGACCTGCTGGGCATGACGGCGCAGGGCGCGTCCAAGGTCGTGGCCGACATGGAACGCGCGGGCTACGCGTCCCGCTCCCCCGACCCGCACGACAGCCGGGTCCGCCTCGTCTCGCTCACCCGTCGCGGCCACGAGGCGGTCCGGATCTCGCGCCGGGCACGGGCCGACGTCACCGGCGAACTGCTCGCCACGCTCGGTCCCGAGGGCGACAAGCTGATCACCGCGCTGCGCCGGCTCAGCGACCACACCGACGCCCTGCCCGACCTCCTGGCCCGCCGCCTGCGACCGTGA
- a CDS encoding serine/threonine-protein kinase: MSVSVDDHLVAGRYRLDEADRGREIRRAWDTLLRRPVALRFVDSSPGVENGIRTLAALQHPALPQVYDAGAGYVVTHYAGPRTLAGTPPLPLPEVRRIGVRLADALAHLHSYGLVHRDLQPATVRIDASDEPCLADFSPWSGVQGVGYLSPEQVRGQRIGPASDVYALGLVLLECLTGHQEYGTPEERLRRPPVVPRTLPPGVVRELSLMTALSPRRRPAAGECARRLREVDLTRVGGRVGRRLAAASVTAVLGLGGALWASHSASPTISAPAPDSSVAHGY, translated from the coding sequence GTGTCGGTGTCTGTCGACGACCACCTGGTGGCCGGACGCTACCGCCTGGACGAGGCGGATCGCGGTAGGGAGATCCGCCGGGCGTGGGACACGCTCCTCCGCCGACCCGTCGCCCTCAGATTCGTGGACTCCTCGCCGGGAGTGGAGAACGGGATACGCACGCTGGCGGCGTTGCAGCACCCGGCGCTGCCCCAGGTTTACGACGCCGGTGCCGGTTATGTGGTGACCCACTACGCGGGGCCGCGCACGTTGGCGGGCACGCCCCCGTTGCCGTTGCCCGAGGTGCGGCGGATCGGGGTGCGGTTGGCGGATGCGTTGGCGCACCTGCATTCGTACGGACTGGTGCACCGTGATCTTCAGCCCGCGACGGTCCGGATCGACGCCTCGGACGAGCCCTGTCTGGCGGATTTCTCACCTTGGTCGGGGGTGCAGGGTGTCGGGTACCTGTCGCCGGAACAGGTGCGGGGGCAACGGATCGGGCCTGCTTCCGACGTCTACGCGTTGGGACTGGTCCTGTTGGAATGCCTTACGGGGCACCAGGAGTACGGGACTCCCGAGGAGCGGTTGCGTCGGCCACCCGTGGTGCCGCGGACGTTGCCGCCCGGGGTGGTCCGGGAGTTGTCGTTGATGACGGCGTTGTCGCCGCGGCGACGGCCGGCGGCGGGTGAGTGCGCTCGGCGGCTTCGTGAGGTCGATCTGACCAGGGTGGGGGGACGGGTCGGGCGGCGGCTCGCGGCGGCTTCGGTGACGGCGGTGTTGGGGTTGGGTGGTGCGCTTTGGGCGTCCCATTCGGCCAGTCCGACGATCTCGGCGCCGGCGCCTGATTCGTCTGTGGCCCATGGGTATTGA
- a CDS encoding peptidyl-alpha-hydroxyglycine alpha-amidating lyase family protein — translation MRRGVVVAGIVAGLVVAGLVVRGAPPSVPSVGPADRTTERVLRPWGELPADARPGSGVAVTGSGDVVFLHRAGGDFASDTVIDTDPLLVLTPDGVVRTRLGAGKFKSPHGVSVDAEGRIWVTDVMTNRVTAFNGPTLGHDYGPGLDTCLSIRNELTNLPCTGDPEIFARPTDVAVSSDRHAFVADGYRNSRVAVFDDDRFALEWGGLGDRPGEFHLPHGIALRKNGDVVVADRRNARVQVFAPDGRHRATYASAAIGRPYDVAVGPDDALYVLDGGDALDEDGGGHRGYVVSMDDNGSVKDRWRLADQNADPHQLAVGPRGELYVAALNGPPLYRWTP, via the coding sequence ATGAGACGCGGGGTCGTGGTGGCGGGCATCGTCGCGGGGCTGGTCGTGGCCGGTCTGGTGGTGCGCGGCGCACCGCCTTCGGTGCCGTCCGTCGGACCGGCCGACCGGACGACCGAGCGGGTCCTGCGCCCGTGGGGCGAACTGCCGGCCGACGCCCGGCCGGGTTCCGGCGTGGCCGTGACCGGGTCGGGCGACGTGGTGTTCCTGCACCGCGCGGGCGGCGATTTCGCGTCCGACACGGTGATCGACACCGATCCGCTGCTCGTCCTGACCCCGGACGGCGTGGTGCGGACGAGGCTCGGCGCCGGGAAGTTCAAGTCCCCGCACGGCGTGTCGGTCGACGCCGAGGGCCGTATCTGGGTCACCGACGTGATGACCAACCGGGTCACGGCGTTCAACGGTCCCACGCTCGGCCACGACTACGGGCCGGGCCTGGACACATGCCTGTCGATCCGCAACGAACTGACGAACCTGCCCTGCACCGGCGATCCGGAGATCTTCGCGCGGCCGACCGACGTCGCCGTCTCCTCCGACCGCCACGCGTTCGTGGCCGACGGCTACCGCAACTCCCGCGTGGCCGTGTTCGACGACGACCGCTTCGCCCTGGAGTGGGGCGGACTGGGCGACAGGCCGGGCGAGTTCCACCTCCCGCACGGCATCGCGTTGCGGAAGAACGGGGACGTCGTGGTCGCCGACCGCCGCAACGCCCGCGTGCAGGTCTTCGCACCGGACGGCCGGCACAGGGCGACCTACGCGTCCGCCGCGATCGGCCGTCCCTACGACGTGGCCGTCGGCCCGGACGACGCGCTGTACGTCCTCGACGGCGGCGACGCGCTCGACGAGGACGGCGGCGGACACCGGGGCTACGTGGTGTCCATGGACGACAACGGTTCCGTGAAGGACAGATGGCGTCTGGCGGACCAAAACGCCGACCCCCACCAACTCGCCGTCGGGCCGCGCGGCGAGCTGTACGTGGCGGCGTTGAACGGACCGCCCCTCTACCGGTGGACGCCGTGA
- a CDS encoding response regulator transcription factor, with protein MSTVLVVEDEPDIALALRLNLEAEGHEVLVAEDGKTGLRRLHDAKPALVLLDIGLPVMDGWMVLERIRDVSDVPVLLLTAHGMEADKVRGLRGGADDYLTKPFSAKELLARIDAILRRAESAGGGDKGDVYDDGVVRLDHRARRVFVNGAEVEVNATEYKLLAVFVQHRGAVLSPVQLMDKVWNDPTGIGAEKVKFAVMRLRRKLGWSADDSPIRAARGMGYRYDSR; from the coding sequence ATGAGCACCGTGCTCGTGGTGGAGGACGAACCGGACATCGCGTTGGCGTTGCGGCTCAATCTCGAAGCCGAGGGCCACGAGGTGCTCGTGGCCGAGGACGGCAAGACCGGGCTGCGCAGACTCCACGATGCCAAACCGGCGCTGGTGCTGCTGGACATCGGCCTGCCGGTGATGGACGGCTGGATGGTGCTGGAGCGCATCCGGGATGTGAGCGATGTTCCCGTTCTGCTGCTCACCGCCCACGGCATGGAGGCCGACAAGGTGCGGGGCCTGCGGGGTGGGGCGGACGACTACCTCACCAAGCCGTTCTCGGCGAAGGAACTGCTCGCCAGGATCGACGCGATCCTGCGGCGGGCCGAGTCGGCCGGTGGTGGTGACAAGGGGGACGTCTACGACGACGGCGTGGTGCGGTTGGACCACCGGGCACGTCGGGTGTTCGTCAACGGGGCGGAAGTGGAGGTCAACGCCACCGAGTACAAGCTGCTCGCGGTCTTCGTCCAGCATCGGGGGGCTGTGCTCTCACCCGTGCAGTTGATGGACAAGGTCTGGAACGACCCTACGGGGATCGGAGCGGAGAAGGTGAAGTTCGCGGTGATGCGGTTGCGGCGCAAGCTGGGCTGGTCGGCCGATGATTCGCCGATCCGGGCCGCACGCGGGATGGGGTACCGCTACGACTCGCGCTAG
- a CDS encoding class I SAM-dependent methyltransferase: protein MGITTALAALTRGDREEARTAATHADGLLARALARHLSGPAAGHVYDQPAAFGAFIAGGGNVGLYAAVVDVLAATYATRLPDSLLDVGCGDGRALVPALHRGHRPDHISLVEPSAALLAAAERALIGPVVSYNTTVQDFLTATRDRFDLVQSTFALHALPHDERDTVLAALRPRTDVLAVVEFDVPDLAHGTPGHLEFLADAYERGLAEYEHEHEGDLVAQGFLMPVLTGQLLPGAVRATWEQPADSWARQVAKAGFADVTTTRLHDYWWSPAFLLTARGGPDA, encoded by the coding sequence ATGGGGATCACCACCGCACTGGCCGCCCTCACCCGGGGCGACCGCGAAGAAGCCCGCACCGCGGCTACCCACGCCGACGGCCTCCTGGCGCGGGCGCTCGCCCGACACCTCTCAGGACCCGCGGCCGGTCACGTCTACGACCAGCCCGCCGCGTTCGGCGCGTTCATCGCCGGCGGCGGCAACGTCGGCCTCTACGCGGCGGTCGTCGACGTCCTCGCCGCCACCTACGCCACCCGACTACCCGACTCGCTGCTCGACGTCGGCTGCGGCGACGGTCGCGCGCTCGTCCCCGCACTGCACCGGGGGCACCGCCCCGACCACATCTCCCTGGTCGAGCCGTCCGCCGCCCTGCTCGCCGCCGCCGAACGCGCGCTGATCGGACCGGTCGTCAGCTACAACACCACGGTCCAGGACTTCCTCACGGCCACCCGGGACCGGTTCGACCTCGTCCAGTCGACCTTCGCCCTGCACGCCCTGCCCCACGACGAACGCGACACCGTGCTCGCCGCCCTCCGGCCGCGCACCGACGTGCTCGCCGTGGTCGAGTTCGACGTGCCCGACCTCGCCCACGGCACGCCCGGACACCTGGAGTTCCTGGCCGACGCCTACGAACGCGGCCTCGCCGAGTACGAGCACGAGCACGAGGGCGACCTTGTCGCGCAGGGCTTCCTGATGCCCGTGCTCACCGGCCAACTCCTGCCCGGAGCCGTGCGCGCCACGTGGGAGCAGCCCGCGGACTCGTGGGCGCGGCAGGTCGCGAAGGCCGGGTTCGCCGACGTGACCACCACCCGGCTGCACGACTACTGGTGGTCGCCCGCGTTCCTGCTCACGGCCCGGGGCGGCCCTGACGCCTGA
- a CDS encoding ABC transporter ATP-binding protein, whose translation MSTNTATSRPTQAPIGRGIMGMGMPMGKAENFKPSAKRLFGRLRPERTSLIAVVVLALISVSLGVVGPKILGHATDIIVTGMRSATGIDFTALGRMLGLALGLFALSGLFGWVQGRILNASVQRVVSTLRTDVEAKLHRLPLRYFDKQPRGELLSRVTNDIDNIAQTLQQTLSQLLLSFLTVVGVLAMMLTISPLLSLIALLLIPVSAIITGRIGKRAQGLFAAQWKHTGALNAHIEESFTGHQLVRVFGRRREAEAEFRTRNEALVESALGAQFVTGLIMPSMVFLSNLSYVVIAVVGGLRVTSGAMTLGEVQAFVQYSRQFTQPLTQVASMANVLQSGVASAERVFEVLDEAEQSADPADAESPTLRHGRVEFHDVAFAYDPDRPLIENLSLVADPGHTVAIVGPTGAGKTTLVNLVLRFYEADSGRITLDGVDITRMRRDDLRSRIGMVLQDTWLFGGTIRDNIAYGDPDATDEQIVAAAKATYVDRFVRTLPDGYDTVIDEEGSNVSAGEKQLITIARAFLANPSLLILDEATSSVDTRTESLVQHAMAALRSSRTSFVIAHRLSTIRDADLILVMESGRIVEQGTHDELIESHGAYHRLYSAQFATT comes from the coding sequence ATGAGCACCAACACGGCCACGAGCCGGCCCACCCAGGCCCCCATCGGCCGGGGCATCATGGGCATGGGCATGCCCATGGGCAAGGCCGAGAACTTCAAACCGTCGGCCAAACGCCTGTTCGGCCGGCTGCGCCCGGAGCGCACGTCGCTGATCGCGGTCGTCGTCCTGGCGTTGATCAGCGTGAGCCTGGGCGTCGTCGGCCCCAAGATCCTCGGCCACGCCACCGACATCATCGTCACCGGCATGCGTTCGGCCACCGGCATCGACTTCACCGCGCTCGGCCGGATGCTCGGGCTGGCCCTGGGCCTGTTCGCCCTGTCCGGCCTCTTCGGCTGGGTCCAGGGCCGCATCCTCAACGCGTCCGTGCAACGCGTGGTGTCGACGCTGCGCACCGACGTGGAGGCCAAGCTGCACCGGCTCCCGTTGCGCTACTTCGACAAGCAGCCGCGCGGCGAGCTGCTGTCGCGCGTCACCAACGACATCGACAACATCGCCCAGACCCTCCAGCAGACGCTCAGCCAGCTCCTGCTGTCGTTCCTCACGGTCGTCGGCGTCCTGGCGATGATGCTCACCATCTCGCCGCTGCTGTCGCTGATCGCCCTGCTGCTGATCCCGGTGTCCGCGATCATCACGGGCCGGATCGGCAAGCGCGCGCAGGGCCTGTTCGCCGCGCAGTGGAAGCACACCGGAGCGCTCAACGCGCACATCGAGGAGTCGTTCACCGGCCACCAGCTCGTCCGCGTGTTCGGCCGCCGCCGCGAGGCCGAGGCCGAGTTCCGCACGCGCAACGAGGCCCTGGTCGAGTCCGCGCTCGGCGCGCAGTTCGTCACCGGCCTGATCATGCCGTCGATGGTGTTCCTGTCGAACCTCAGCTACGTGGTCATCGCCGTGGTCGGCGGCCTGCGCGTCACGTCCGGCGCCATGACGCTGGGCGAGGTGCAGGCGTTCGTCCAGTACTCGCGCCAGTTCACCCAGCCGCTGACCCAGGTCGCGTCGATGGCCAACGTGCTCCAGTCCGGCGTCGCCTCGGCCGAGCGGGTGTTCGAGGTGCTCGACGAGGCGGAGCAGAGCGCCGACCCGGCCGATGCCGAGTCGCCGACGCTGCGGCACGGCCGCGTGGAGTTCCACGACGTCGCGTTCGCCTACGACCCGGACCGGCCGCTGATCGAGAACCTGTCGCTGGTCGCGGACCCCGGCCACACGGTCGCCATCGTCGGACCGACCGGCGCGGGCAAGACCACACTGGTCAACCTCGTGCTGCGGTTCTACGAGGCCGACTCGGGCCGCATCACGCTCGACGGCGTGGACATCACGCGGATGCGGCGCGACGACCTGCGGTCGCGCATCGGCATGGTCCTCCAGGACACGTGGCTGTTCGGCGGCACGATCCGCGACAACATCGCCTACGGCGACCCGGACGCGACCGACGAGCAGATCGTCGCCGCGGCCAAGGCCACCTACGTCGACCGGTTCGTGCGCACGCTGCCCGACGGCTACGACACCGTGATCGACGAGGAGGGCTCGAACGTCAGCGCGGGCGAGAAGCAGCTCATCACGATCGCGCGGGCGTTCCTGGCCAACCCGTCGCTGCTGATCCTCGACGAGGCGACCAGTTCGGTGGACACCCGGACGGAATCGCTGGTGCAGCACGCGATGGCCGCGTTGCGCTCGTCGCGCACCAGCTTCGTGATCGCCCACCGGCTGTCCACGATCCGCGACGCCGACCTGATCCTGGTCATGGAGTCGGGCCGGATCGTGGAGCAGGGCACGCACGACGAACTGATCGAGTCGCACGGCGCCTACCACCGGCTCTACTCGGCGCAGTTCGCCACGACGTGA